Part of the Alkaliphilus flagellatus genome, TAACCCAGCCAGATCCCCACCTCTCACTCTTAGATCGATTTTTAGTATTGGCAGAAAGTCAGAAGCTAAATATAATTATTTGCCTTAATAAAATCGATTTACTAAAGGAAGAAGAGTATAGAGAAATTGTTAATATATATGCTTCTGCTGGTTACAAAGTAATACTAACTAGCAGTAAGCAGAATATAGGAATAAGTGATTTAAGAGAAGAGTTAAAAAATAAGACCACAGTGTTTGCAGGACCATCTGGAGTAGGTAAATCTACACTTTTAAATTACATCCATCCTAGGCTAAAGTTACAAACTGGCGAGATAAGTATAAAAATTGGACGGGGAAAACATACAACACGACATGCAGAACTTATGGCTGTTGAGGAAGATGGTTGGGTTGTAGATACTCCTGGATTTAGTTCTTTAAATATGGATTTTATCCATGAAGATGATCTACACTTTCATTTTCCAGAGTTTGTACCCTATATGGATAATTGTAAATTTAATTCCTGTAAGCATATAAATGAACCTAGCTGTGGTGTTAAAGAAGCAGTTGTATTAGGTGAAATATCTAAAAATAGATATACCAGTTATATTCAATTTATTGATGAGATTAGAAAGAGCAGGAGGTATTAACTTATGATGAAATTAGCTCCATCAATATTGTCAGCAGATTTTTCTAACTTATTAGCAGATATAAAAAAAGTCGAAGAGGCAGGCTGTGACCTTCTTCACATAGATGTAATGGATGGGCACTTTGTTCCAAATATTACAATAGGTCCACTTGTTATGGAAGGTCTTAAGGGTAAAACTAAGCTTCCTTTTGATGTACATTTAATGATAGAAAATCCAGATAGATATATTCCTCAGTTTGCTAAAGCAGGAGCTCACATAATATCTGTCCATAGTGAGGCTTGTATTCATTTGCATAGAACTATACAACTTATTAAAGATAATGGTGCAAAGGCAGCTGTTGCACTTAATCCTGCCACACCTTTAAATGTAATAGAGCATGTACTTGAGGACTTAGATATGGTTCTTATAATGACAGTTAATCCTGGATTTGGAGGACAAAGCTTTATTGAATCAAGCCTATCAAAAATAGAGGCATTAAGAAAAATAATAGATACTAGGGGACTTAATGTTGATATTCAAGTAGATGGTGGTATTAAAGTAGATAATGTTAAAAAGGTTATAGATGCTGGTGCCAATATAGTTGTTGCTGGTTCTGCCATATTTAATAGTGAAAATATTACACAAACAGTAAAACAATTTAGAGAAAATACTAATTTATAAATTGTAGATATGGAGGCAAAGATGAAAGTAACCGTAGTAACAAATGGTCATATTGAAAACATGAACATTTTAAAATCTGTTATTGAAAACAGTGATTATATTATTTGTGCAGATGGTGCAGCTAAATACTTAATGAAATTAAATATTTATCCAAATATATTGGTGGGAGATCTCGACTCCATTAACAAAGATGCCTTTCAGTGGATAGAAAACGGTGGAGTCAAGGTTCAGCAGTTTCCTGTAAAGAAGGATATGACAGATACGGAGTTAGCTATAGAATTTGCCTTAGAGCAGTCACCGAGTACAATAACTATTGTAGGTGCCATAGGCTCTCGTATGGACCATAGTTTAGGTAATATAATGTTACTGTATAAAATTCATAAAATGGGTATTAAGGCAAATATCATTAATGAGATAAACCATATTACTATAACAGATAGTACTATAAATGTAGCAGGGAAAATAGGACAAACTATTTCGGTAATACCTATTAGTGGAGATGTAAAGGGTGTTACATTAGAAGGGTTAGAATATCCTTTAACTAATCACGATATCGATATGGGAAGCTCTTTAGGTATTAGTAATAGATTTATAAAAGATAGGGCAACTATTTCAGTTAAAGAAGGAACTGTTTTAGTTATTAAGGTTTGTGACGAAGTATAATTTAAATGTCACTAAAAGTTGTTAGGACTTTTAGTGACATTTTTTACTGTTTATGAATAGAATAATAATATACTATTCTCTAAGGTAGGTGGTGATATGTTTAAAAGGAGAAGAAGGCATTCTTCATTAAAACTTACTGGATTAATAATTACAATAG contains:
- the rsgA gene encoding ribosome small subunit-dependent GTPase A, with the translated sequence MYSGRLIKGIGGFYYVDINGEIFECKARGLFRKKKVVPVVGDYVEIDIIDKENKKGVIEKINERHNELIRPSVSNIDQAIVVFAVTQPDPHLSLLDRFLVLAESQKLNIIICLNKIDLLKEEEYREIVNIYASAGYKVILTSSKQNIGISDLREELKNKTTVFAGPSGVGKSTLLNYIHPRLKLQTGEISIKIGRGKHTTRHAELMAVEEDGWVVDTPGFSSLNMDFIHEDDLHFHFPEFVPYMDNCKFNSCKHINEPSCGVKEAVVLGEISKNRYTSYIQFIDEIRKSRRY
- the rpe gene encoding ribulose-phosphate 3-epimerase, whose translation is MMKLAPSILSADFSNLLADIKKVEEAGCDLLHIDVMDGHFVPNITIGPLVMEGLKGKTKLPFDVHLMIENPDRYIPQFAKAGAHIISVHSEACIHLHRTIQLIKDNGAKAAVALNPATPLNVIEHVLEDLDMVLIMTVNPGFGGQSFIESSLSKIEALRKIIDTRGLNVDIQVDGGIKVDNVKKVIDAGANIVVAGSAIFNSENITQTVKQFRENTNL
- a CDS encoding thiamine diphosphokinase, with product MKVTVVTNGHIENMNILKSVIENSDYIICADGAAKYLMKLNIYPNILVGDLDSINKDAFQWIENGGVKVQQFPVKKDMTDTELAIEFALEQSPSTITIVGAIGSRMDHSLGNIMLLYKIHKMGIKANIINEINHITITDSTINVAGKIGQTISVIPISGDVKGVTLEGLEYPLTNHDIDMGSSLGISNRFIKDRATISVKEGTVLVIKVCDEV